One region of Candidatus Peribacteraceae bacterium genomic DNA includes:
- the rpmB gene encoding 50S ribosomal protein L28 has product MARRCVRTGKHTGFGNTRSHSLRHTRRTWKANIQKKRVFDPKTGEYKTIKVAASYLRTLAKRMQEGKPAY; this is encoded by the coding sequence ATGGCCAGACGTTGCGTCCGCACCGGCAAGCACACGGGTTTCGGGAACACCCGCAGCCACTCGCTGCGCCACACCCGCAGGACGTGGAAGGCGAACATCCAGAAGAAGCGCGTGTTCGACCCCAAGACGGGAGAGTACAAGACCATCAAGGTGGCGGCGAGCTACTTGAGGACGTTGGCGAAGAGGATGCAGGAGGGGAAACCGGCGTATTGA
- a CDS encoding site-2 protease family protein has translation MTPFLNPTFIIAILIALSVHEAAHAYIAKRLGDPTADMAGRVTLNPVAHLDPIGSLLFLFVGFGWGKPVPVNPANFRHPVRDNALVSLAGPLSNLLMAAVSFAGLALLARAVPGSVTGLLSPMPEASVGVQFAGSLLGGLLFINLALMAFNLLPIAPLDGSHVLEALIPYRYQDAYAEFMRRGPFVLLFLLVAERLIGFPFLSTWIEGIMGAAFSLLQVLFGWM, from the coding sequence ATGACCCCCTTCCTCAACCCCACCTTCATCATCGCCATCCTCATCGCCCTCAGTGTGCACGAGGCGGCGCACGCCTACATAGCCAAGCGCCTGGGCGACCCCACGGCGGATATGGCCGGCCGGGTGACACTCAACCCCGTCGCCCACCTGGACCCCATCGGGTCCCTCCTCTTCCTCTTCGTAGGGTTCGGCTGGGGCAAGCCCGTTCCGGTGAATCCCGCAAATTTCCGCCACCCCGTGCGGGACAACGCACTGGTCTCCCTGGCGGGGCCCCTGAGCAACCTGCTCATGGCGGCGGTCTCCTTCGCGGGGCTCGCGCTCCTTGCGCGCGCCGTCCCCGGATCCGTCACAGGCCTCCTCTCGCCCATGCCCGAGGCCTCGGTGGGCGTGCAGTTCGCGGGTTCGCTCCTGGGGGGCCTCCTCTTCATCAACCTGGCCCTCATGGCGTTCAACCTGCTCCCCATCGCCCCGCTGGACGGATCGCACGTGCTGGAGGCGCTCATCCCCTACCGCTACCAGGATGCATACGCCGAATTCATGCGGCGCGGGCCGTTCGTTCTCCTCTTCCTCCTGGTTGCGGAACGCCTGATCGGCTTCCCTTTCCTCTCCACGTGGATAGAGGGAATCATGGGCGCGGCGTTCTCGCTGCTGCAGGTTTTATTTGGATGGATGTGA
- a CDS encoding GIY-YIG nuclease family protein encodes MFFVYVLESLDGFHWYVGITDDVQRRLAEHNEGRSMYTKKHKPWKVKSYTAFLERARAEAFERYLKTHSGRAFTKKHF; translated from the coding sequence ATGTTTTTCGTCTACGTCCTCGAATCCCTTGATGGCTTTCATTGGTACGTTGGCATTACCGATGATGTCCAGCGGCGCTTGGCTGAGCATAACGAAGGTCGATCGATGTACACGAAGAAGCACAAGCCATGGAAAGTGAAATCGTATACCGCGTTCCTTGAACGTGCACGCGCCGAAGCATTCGAGCGATATCTGAAAACTCATTCAGGCCGAGCGTTTACCAAGAAACACTTCTGA
- a CDS encoding ImmA/IrrE family metallo-endopeptidase codes for MSPQVVTVRVQPELLEWARTTSGVDIDDAARSIHVGEEVMQRWEKQESEISVPRLRNLASLYRRPLAIFFLTSPPNEPPLPEDFRTLPVEGKDGSIEYSKKTLLAIRRATRIQELSVGLREELGHDAPVRIKGINLNVPPEALAGTLREELGITVEEQQKWKDDNMALAKWKNAIEEKGVLVLEQKMDIKEARGFSLFGDGKMPPVIVINYSDALSAKIFSLFHEYAHLVLNESGIQSIHGRQLRFDARVGAIEKFCNRFAAAFLVPKDDLLQERIVRDNLPHKVWGNDVLITLAKMYKVSRETILRRLLTFELTTESFYRQMREEWNNQVPKKTQKGGQRNMSKEAFRENGATFSSLVLEGSSKGKLTYGEAADYLQLKLKYLPKLSEMVRNTLP; via the coding sequence ATGTCTCCTCAAGTCGTCACTGTTCGGGTCCAGCCGGAACTTCTGGAATGGGCGCGCACGACTAGCGGCGTAGATATAGATGATGCCGCAAGATCCATTCATGTAGGAGAAGAGGTTATGCAACGATGGGAGAAACAAGAGAGCGAGATTAGTGTGCCTCGTCTTCGGAATCTGGCCAGCCTCTATAGGAGACCCTTAGCAATCTTCTTCCTGACGTCACCGCCGAATGAGCCGCCGTTGCCTGAGGATTTCCGGACTCTTCCTGTTGAGGGAAAAGACGGCAGCATCGAGTATTCAAAGAAAACCCTCCTTGCTATCCGGAGAGCCACAAGGATTCAAGAGCTATCTGTGGGGCTACGAGAGGAGTTGGGCCATGATGCTCCGGTTCGCATCAAAGGGATAAATTTGAATGTTCCGCCTGAGGCACTGGCTGGAACCCTGAGGGAGGAGTTGGGTATTACGGTGGAGGAGCAACAGAAATGGAAGGATGACAACATGGCATTGGCGAAATGGAAGAATGCTATTGAAGAGAAAGGAGTGTTAGTTCTGGAGCAGAAGATGGATATCAAAGAAGCACGGGGGTTCTCACTGTTTGGTGATGGCAAGATGCCCCCCGTCATTGTCATCAACTATAGCGATGCCCTCTCTGCGAAGATCTTTTCACTCTTTCATGAGTATGCCCATCTGGTCCTTAATGAGAGCGGCATCCAGAGTATTCATGGCAGGCAATTACGATTCGATGCACGCGTCGGCGCCATTGAGAAATTCTGCAATCGCTTTGCGGCGGCTTTCCTTGTCCCGAAGGACGACCTTCTTCAAGAACGAATTGTAAGAGACAATCTTCCACATAAGGTGTGGGGAAACGATGTGCTCATCACGCTCGCCAAGATGTATAAGGTGAGCCGGGAGACGATACTGCGACGGCTCCTCACGTTTGAACTCACCACAGAGAGTTTCTATAGGCAAATGAGGGAAGAGTGGAACAATCAGGTTCCCAAGAAAACCCAGAAGGGAGGGCAGAGAAATATGTCCAAGGAAGCATTCCGAGAAAATGGAGCAACTTTTTCCTCTCTCGTTCTTGAGGGTAGCAGCAAAGGGAAGCTCACCTATGGCGAGGCCGCCGATTACTTGCAGCTGAAGCTGAAATATCTGCCAAAGCTCTCCGAGATGGTGCGAAATACTCTTCCATGA
- a CDS encoding DUF4411 family protein: MTQQALFTSAGYCMDSNCIIYMWSKDYGWYSFDIFPSLKTNIEKMIQGGEIVSPKEVLLELNKKDDGAYDWAKKCGLEHPIDADQTRIVSEIMRDSPELVDTKRMGEQADPFVIAMAEAKKWTVITAEKNSSRRNRPQIPDVCAARKVKCISILDFFREQGWKF; the protein is encoded by the coding sequence ATGACGCAGCAAGCCCTTTTCACGTCGGCGGGCTACTGTATGGATAGCAACTGCATCATCTACATGTGGAGCAAGGATTATGGATGGTATTCCTTTGATATTTTTCCTTCCCTCAAAACGAACATCGAGAAAATGATTCAGGGGGGCGAAATCGTTTCCCCCAAGGAGGTGCTCCTTGAACTCAACAAGAAGGACGATGGTGCATACGATTGGGCGAAGAAATGCGGGTTGGAACACCCCATCGATGCCGATCAAACGCGCATCGTTTCTGAGATCATGCGTGATTCTCCAGAATTGGTTGATACGAAGAGGATGGGAGAACAGGCCGACCCCTTCGTCATTGCCATGGCGGAGGCGAAGAAGTGGACGGTGATCACGGCTGAAAAGAACAGCTCGAGACGCAATCGGCCACAAATTCCTGATGTCTGTGCGGCAAGGAAGGTGAAATGCATCTCCATTCTGGATTTCTTCAGAGAACAGGGATGGAAGTTTTGA
- a CDS encoding S-layer homology domain-containing protein produces MKLSLFTRSAVLAGILLITPQAQATLYRTDVGNMQKLNKEVIDLQNTINSLSNEILQQRMNQMQRDMDNAAMGAAARRGAYSNALAQLYQDAAAQCPTHSRAPELNELLSDIILREQELSDIMKCANAVCTPEIKERLSPEIVAGFERMSYSEKAEAWGDAFTELLDLQDVRNERIIANTGSCQCDDGWVASSSKSACIRNGSDTPTNFPATTQRGGSLPPDVAADTWYSQTVSDFIDAGFVSNKELFRPDALATRAEFIRLIVDMNGGVLSSPPAKASFWDVPVGSPEFAYMEEAAKEGWIAGKGNCYGKDLCSAQPYIPISRAEATAIIIRSFALEGGEAPTFEDIPDGAWYADAIRTAASRCILQGDGGRRLVRPAANMNRAEMIVMLDRVDRGLSYPNCL; encoded by the coding sequence ATGAAATTATCCTTGTTCACTCGTTCTGCGGTATTGGCCGGGATCCTTCTGATCACACCTCAAGCACAAGCAACGCTATACAGAACCGATGTAGGAAATATGCAGAAGCTCAATAAGGAGGTTATAGATCTGCAGAACACGATCAATTCTCTCAGCAATGAAATCCTTCAGCAGCGCATGAATCAAATGCAGCGCGACATGGATAATGCTGCCATGGGAGCAGCCGCACGGAGGGGAGCATATTCCAATGCTCTCGCGCAACTATACCAAGATGCAGCAGCACAGTGCCCCACTCACTCACGGGCACCGGAACTAAATGAGCTCCTGAGTGATATCATCCTCCGGGAACAAGAATTGAGCGATATCATGAAATGTGCAAATGCTGTGTGCACGCCGGAAATTAAGGAGCGCCTGTCTCCTGAGATTGTCGCTGGTTTTGAACGCATGTCATATTCGGAAAAGGCAGAAGCTTGGGGTGATGCCTTTACGGAACTGCTTGATCTTCAGGATGTTCGAAATGAACGCATAATCGCGAATACGGGTTCTTGCCAATGTGATGATGGCTGGGTTGCAAGCAGCAGTAAGTCTGCCTGCATCCGCAACGGCAGTGATACCCCGACAAACTTCCCGGCCACAACCCAGCGGGGGGGTTCTCTACCGCCGGATGTCGCGGCTGACACATGGTATTCCCAGACAGTCTCCGATTTCATCGACGCGGGTTTTGTCAGCAATAAAGAGTTGTTTCGTCCTGACGCCCTCGCTACCCGTGCCGAATTCATACGGCTCATCGTAGATATGAATGGAGGTGTCTTATCCTCGCCCCCCGCCAAGGCCAGCTTTTGGGATGTCCCGGTGGGTTCCCCAGAGTTTGCGTACATGGAGGAAGCGGCAAAGGAAGGATGGATTGCGGGAAAGGGAAATTGCTATGGCAAGGATCTCTGTTCGGCGCAACCGTACATTCCGATTAGCCGAGCTGAAGCTACAGCCATTATCATCAGGTCATTTGCACTTGAAGGAGGCGAGGCTCCGACATTCGAAGATATTCCTGACGGGGCGTGGTACGCGGATGCCATTCGTACTGCTGCAAGCCGGTGTATTTTGCAGGGCGATGGCGGGAGGAGACTGGTCCGGCCGGCTGCGAACATGAACCGCGCGGAAATGATCGTCATGCTTGATCGCGTAGATCGTGGCCTTTCTTACCCTAACTGTTTGTAA
- a CDS encoding DUF3631 domain-containing protein, with protein MSSKLTPNDIQTDHEALLADEARLKHLTDVRGFTLDTIKQYKIGLASHYSWLWYSFPVNDVHGTCVFKKLKKLPDGSGAQSKGMVYPGGRNAQLYPLQSLDLKNCPVVFCEGEPDTLIARQLGFNAYCGTAGAETFDEEWLGILQRFPEAIDVYFLYDNDEAGGKGMEAACLLLATRLPKWRLHRIEWPDHFKKEKGDVTDFVHLHHSDDAAGELLALCKRYVPPSQEDVLKESLRRDGNQRTIMPLQAFADDTAYYTVTLFQDGNLQLFTVTSKRECFHCAPEEFARRGFRIARMPVPSEQIRWDQQQLLDYLDGAEALSLGDVFQLIVDKLAYYVDLPDQRLYECIALWILGTYFYLIFHAFPYLHIFGLFQSGKTKIVQIAVLLGFNGIMTTNTTAPALFRLVHSNGAVCGLDEADQLNRAKDDVSAAILQILRTGYKRGGSIPRCETIKEQIVVVGYDPYSPKAIAGTKPLEIALHSRCIPLTMLRSKNAQIANREVNVDSREWADLRSLIYPAALQVFGTIQRTLLEFQTNDLSARQAEIWRPILVLAKIADPSGSLSDRMLTLAREIEQQRQLESDDETQSEFLLCLFHLLQGEKEAFITATDIYDALYNQADEFQWLNDERNKGKRGKWLSTMLKRLDLWHGGGKVKSIDGTNRRGYLIKQSKITEIAERLGVTLAGAADPLASVRPVSDGPTSPS; from the coding sequence ATGAGTAGCAAACTTACTCCTAACGATATCCAGACTGACCATGAAGCACTGCTTGCGGATGAAGCCCGGCTCAAGCATCTCACCGATGTGCGTGGCTTCACTCTTGATACGATCAAACAGTACAAGATCGGTCTCGCCTCGCATTACAGTTGGTTGTGGTACTCCTTCCCCGTTAACGACGTACACGGCACCTGTGTCTTCAAGAAGCTCAAGAAGTTACCTGACGGGTCGGGCGCACAATCGAAAGGAATGGTGTATCCCGGAGGTAGGAACGCCCAGCTCTACCCGCTCCAATCCCTTGATCTCAAGAATTGCCCGGTGGTGTTCTGTGAGGGCGAACCGGATACGCTCATCGCCCGCCAGCTTGGTTTCAACGCATACTGCGGGACAGCCGGGGCAGAGACCTTTGACGAGGAGTGGCTGGGTATCCTCCAGCGTTTTCCAGAAGCTATTGATGTTTATTTCCTCTATGACAATGACGAGGCTGGCGGGAAGGGTATGGAAGCGGCTTGCCTCCTCCTTGCCACACGCCTTCCCAAATGGAGATTGCATCGTATTGAGTGGCCGGACCACTTCAAGAAGGAAAAGGGTGACGTGACCGATTTCGTGCATTTGCACCACAGTGACGATGCCGCCGGTGAGCTCCTCGCGCTATGCAAGCGCTACGTCCCGCCGTCACAGGAGGACGTTCTCAAGGAATCGCTCCGACGCGATGGCAATCAGCGGACGATCATGCCGCTCCAAGCTTTCGCCGACGATACGGCCTATTACACTGTCACGCTTTTCCAGGACGGTAATTTGCAGCTCTTCACGGTGACATCGAAGCGCGAATGCTTCCACTGCGCCCCGGAGGAATTCGCACGGCGGGGATTTCGGATCGCACGCATGCCCGTTCCCAGTGAGCAGATCCGGTGGGACCAGCAACAACTCCTCGATTACCTCGACGGAGCCGAAGCGCTGTCCCTTGGCGATGTGTTTCAACTTATCGTCGATAAATTGGCGTACTACGTAGATCTTCCCGATCAGCGGCTCTACGAGTGCATCGCGCTTTGGATCCTCGGCACGTACTTCTATCTCATCTTCCACGCCTTCCCATACCTGCATATTTTTGGCCTTTTCCAGAGCGGCAAGACGAAGATTGTCCAGATTGCGGTTCTACTCGGGTTCAACGGCATCATGACGACGAATACGACCGCGCCCGCCCTCTTCCGTCTCGTCCACAGCAACGGTGCTGTCTGCGGGCTCGACGAAGCCGACCAGCTCAACAGGGCGAAGGATGACGTAAGCGCGGCCATCCTCCAGATCTTACGGACCGGCTACAAGCGCGGGGGAAGCATTCCCCGGTGTGAGACAATCAAGGAACAAATTGTCGTCGTGGGGTATGACCCCTACTCGCCCAAGGCGATTGCGGGGACGAAGCCGTTGGAAATCGCATTGCACTCCCGCTGCATCCCGCTGACCATGTTGCGTTCGAAGAACGCGCAGATAGCCAACAGGGAAGTGAATGTCGACTCGCGCGAATGGGCGGATCTCCGCAGCCTCATTTACCCCGCGGCGCTGCAAGTTTTCGGAACGATCCAGAGAACGCTGTTGGAGTTTCAAACCAACGATCTCAGCGCACGACAAGCGGAGATCTGGCGTCCGATCCTCGTTCTTGCAAAAATAGCCGATCCCAGCGGCTCGCTTTCCGACAGGATGCTTACCTTGGCGCGGGAGATTGAACAGCAGAGGCAGCTGGAGAGCGACGATGAAACGCAATCGGAATTCTTGCTGTGTCTTTTCCATCTACTTCAAGGCGAGAAAGAGGCATTCATTACCGCGACGGATATCTACGACGCGCTCTATAACCAGGCGGACGAGTTCCAGTGGCTGAACGATGAGCGTAACAAGGGGAAGCGCGGGAAGTGGCTGAGCACCATGCTCAAGCGCCTGGACCTGTGGCATGGCGGCGGAAAGGTAAAAAGTATTGATGGAACCAACAGGCGAGGATACCTGATCAAGCAGTCCAAGATTACGGAGATAGCGGAACGCCTCGGCGTCACACTGGCGGGGGCCGCTGATCCCTTGGCATCGGTGCGTCCAGTTAGTGATGGTCCCACGTCTCCATCCTGA
- a CDS encoding recombinase family protein translates to MKAFNYCRKSTKDKEDQQVLSLQGQREENEKVAGRGGFEIITTFQEEASAKEPGRKKFKDMLDRIEKGEADVLVCWRLNRLARNPVDGGRVQWLLQKGTIKAIVTSEKTYLPSDNVIQMSVELGMATQYSIDLGKDVMRGMRQKVQAGWKPHAAPIGYLNDYGGIKGQKVIHTDPERFPLVRRCWDYLLSGAHTVQEIHKLAAEWGLTLQFGRTGKTRPFALTSMYRMFNDPFYYGEFRWCGKLWPGLHEPMVTREEFDHVQEILGSRGRPRSQCHKNPFPGLIQCAHCSGKIVMEVKRKYCKKENREKTYQYFRCSKRKKDSHCIDTTRIDLDELEKQLYPRVMRAQLPRSFIEWALDELRLSQDDRRRAHEDGLRHLQIEQVKAEGRIDDLVDLRLEKASIPEEAFKRKMQSLEEEQHRIERLIADHKQHVKTWRDDVVDALLKIKNLREKFASLNPEGRLRLLRDIGQRIELNDGVLSFFFTEPFFTFSRWNGRMEEAFGGLGTLDCGFAELKEPVLTQAVSLWSRRPELNR, encoded by the coding sequence ATGAAAGCTTTCAACTACTGCCGGAAGAGCACCAAGGACAAGGAGGACCAGCAGGTCCTCTCCCTCCAAGGCCAGCGCGAGGAAAACGAGAAGGTTGCCGGCCGCGGGGGCTTTGAGATCATCACAACATTTCAAGAGGAAGCATCCGCGAAGGAGCCGGGTCGCAAGAAGTTCAAGGACATGCTCGACCGGATCGAGAAGGGCGAGGCGGACGTGCTGGTCTGCTGGCGGCTCAACCGACTTGCCCGAAACCCCGTCGACGGCGGCCGCGTCCAGTGGCTTTTGCAGAAGGGAACCATCAAAGCCATCGTGACGTCCGAGAAGACGTACCTGCCATCCGATAACGTGATCCAGATGAGTGTCGAACTGGGAATGGCAACGCAGTACAGTATCGATCTCGGAAAGGACGTGATGCGCGGCATGAGGCAGAAAGTGCAAGCAGGCTGGAAACCGCATGCTGCGCCCATTGGCTACCTGAATGACTACGGCGGTATCAAGGGGCAGAAAGTGATCCACACGGATCCGGAACGCTTCCCGCTTGTGCGCCGCTGCTGGGACTATCTTCTCTCCGGTGCACATACTGTTCAGGAGATCCACAAACTCGCGGCGGAGTGGGGACTCACGCTCCAGTTTGGCAGGACGGGGAAGACCCGCCCCTTCGCCCTTACGAGCATGTATCGCATGTTCAATGATCCGTTCTACTACGGCGAATTCCGTTGGTGCGGCAAATTGTGGCCGGGGTTGCACGAGCCGATGGTCACACGCGAGGAGTTCGATCATGTGCAGGAAATTCTCGGTTCCAGAGGGCGCCCCCGTTCACAGTGCCATAAGAATCCCTTTCCGGGTCTCATCCAATGCGCCCATTGCAGCGGGAAGATCGTCATGGAGGTGAAGCGGAAATATTGCAAGAAAGAGAATCGTGAGAAGACGTATCAGTATTTCCGCTGTAGCAAGCGAAAGAAGGACTCGCATTGCATTGATACCACGCGCATCGATCTCGATGAACTTGAGAAGCAGCTCTATCCGCGCGTCATGCGGGCGCAGTTGCCCCGCTCATTCATTGAGTGGGCACTCGACGAGCTCCGGCTCTCGCAGGATGACCGCCGCAGAGCCCATGAGGATGGACTCAGACACTTACAGATTGAACAGGTTAAAGCGGAAGGGAGGATCGACGATCTCGTGGATCTTCGCCTCGAAAAAGCCTCTATTCCGGAGGAGGCGTTCAAGCGGAAGATGCAATCGCTCGAAGAGGAACAGCACCGGATCGAGCGGCTCATTGCCGATCACAAGCAGCACGTGAAGACGTGGCGGGACGACGTGGTTGATGCGCTCCTCAAGATCAAGAACCTCCGGGAGAAGTTCGCCAGCCTAAACCCGGAAGGTCGCCTCCGCCTCCTCCGGGACATCGGCCAGCGGATTGAACTGAACGACGGAGTGCTCTCTTTCTTCTTCACAGAGCCATTCTTCACGTTCTCCCGGTGGAACGGGAGGATGGAAGAGGCTTTCGGCGGGTTAGGAACGCTCGATTGTGGCTTCGCAGAGCTGAAAGAGCCCGTTCTGACACAGGCTGTTTCATTGTGGAGCCGCCGACCGGAATTGAACCGGTGA
- a CDS encoding iron-sulfur cluster assembly scaffold protein, translating into MSHTLYAENILEHYRHPHRKGALASPTVTHEEVNASCGDRITLQLTIKEGKVKDAGWEGNGCAISQASMSLLSEELIGMTEDELGNAGPGMIRELLGIDVGPQRIKCALLPLHALKNALRKMKGRPPQGWRETLGDGTA; encoded by the coding sequence ATGTCCCACACCCTCTACGCCGAGAACATCCTCGAGCACTACCGGCATCCCCACCGCAAAGGCGCGCTCGCCTCGCCCACGGTCACGCATGAGGAAGTGAACGCCAGCTGCGGAGACCGCATCACGCTGCAGCTCACTATAAAGGAGGGAAAGGTGAAAGACGCGGGATGGGAGGGGAACGGCTGCGCCATCTCGCAGGCATCCATGTCCCTGCTCTCGGAGGAATTGATCGGCATGACGGAAGACGAACTCGGCAACGCGGGACCGGGAATGATCCGCGAGCTGCTGGGGATCGACGTGGGGCCCCAGCGGATCAAGTGCGCCCTCCTGCCGCTGCACGCCTTGAAGAACGCGCTGCGCAAGATGAAGGGCCGGCCGCCGCAGGGATGGAGGGAAACGCTGGGGGATGGAACAGCGTGA
- a CDS encoding cysteine desulfurase: MPLPISSLRRQFPILSQHVEGHPLVYLDNAATAQKPLAVLEAMQVYYTRDNANPHRSMHPLAARATAAMEHARETTASFLHAAHPWEIVFTKNATEGINIVMHGFRRDWGKGDTVVLSPLEHHSNIVPWLLLKEERGIDIAWMDIDDEGNPDLASLDRILKTRRVKLVGLTALSNVFGSRPPLEEIITRAHAAGALVLVDAAQAIAHFPVDVAALDCDFLVFSGHKLYGPTGIGVLYGKEAALSALPPLLGGGMMIQHVTREAFTQADIPARFEGGTPPVAEAVGLAAAIAWFRQFAWEDIEAHERSLLALAQQELSAIPGLRFYGPKDPGERYGALCFTVEGIHPHDLTELLGKRGICMRAGHHCAQPLHKQFSLPATTRLSVALYNTEEEIRAVAPAIRDAQRLLAA; this comes from the coding sequence ATGCCACTGCCCATATCTTCCCTCCGCCGACAGTTCCCCATCCTCTCGCAACACGTGGAAGGCCATCCGCTCGTATACCTGGATAACGCCGCCACGGCCCAGAAGCCCCTCGCCGTCCTGGAGGCCATGCAGGTGTACTACACTCGGGACAACGCCAACCCCCATCGCAGCATGCACCCGCTCGCCGCGCGGGCCACGGCCGCCATGGAACATGCGCGGGAAACGACGGCGTCGTTCCTGCATGCCGCGCACCCCTGGGAGATCGTCTTCACCAAGAACGCAACGGAAGGCATCAACATCGTCATGCACGGGTTCCGGAGAGACTGGGGGAAGGGGGACACCGTGGTTCTCAGCCCGCTGGAGCACCACAGCAACATCGTGCCCTGGCTGCTGCTGAAGGAGGAACGAGGCATCGACATCGCATGGATGGACATTGACGATGAAGGGAACCCGGACCTCGCCTCGCTCGACCGCATCCTCAAGACGCGCCGCGTGAAGCTCGTGGGCCTCACGGCCTTGAGCAATGTGTTCGGAAGCAGGCCGCCGCTGGAAGAGATCATCACACGGGCGCACGCCGCGGGCGCGCTGGTGCTGGTCGACGCCGCCCAGGCAATCGCGCACTTCCCCGTGGACGTCGCCGCGCTCGATTGCGACTTCCTGGTCTTCTCGGGACACAAGCTCTACGGCCCCACCGGCATCGGCGTGCTCTATGGAAAAGAAGCTGCGCTCTCCGCGCTTCCTCCGCTCCTCGGCGGCGGCATGATGATCCAGCACGTGACGCGGGAGGCCTTTACGCAGGCGGATATCCCCGCGCGCTTCGAGGGTGGCACGCCCCCCGTGGCGGAAGCCGTGGGCTTGGCCGCGGCCATCGCGTGGTTCCGGCAGTTCGCATGGGAGGATATCGAAGCGCACGAGCGCTCCCTCCTCGCCCTCGCGCAGCAGGAACTCTCCGCCATCCCCGGCCTCCGGTTCTACGGGCCCAAGGACCCGGGAGAACGCTACGGCGCCCTCTGCTTCACCGTGGAAGGCATCCACCCCCACGACCTCACGGAACTCCTGGGGAAGCGGGGCATCTGCATGCGCGCCGGCCACCACTGCGCCCAGCCGCTCCACAAGCAGTTCTCCCTACCCGCCACCACGCGCCTCTCCGTGGCCCTCTACAACACGGAGGAGGAGATCCGCGCGGTGGCCCCCGCCATCCGCGACGCACAGCGGCTCCTCGCCGCCTGA